The following are from one region of the Rhipicephalus microplus isolate Deutch F79 chromosome 1, USDA_Rmic, whole genome shotgun sequence genome:
- the LOC142768894 gene encoding membrane metallo-endopeptidase-like 1 encodes MFNLSMPTSARERMFQIPRIGTRISACLFRATFSDNFYRHTDIFPMEHTSKHVNNTLNCLTPHYKNKGQEMSGFEKVEDCTAVIVAYETFQQRLFSKQYLNVDYRLQGLGNVTANQLFFVYYALSLCRRPDLKKAGMTGVLQDRVNVPLMNLPEFASAFNCPADSPMNPRNRCSFWN; translated from the exons ATGTTCAACCTCTCCATGCCAACATCAGCGAGAGAGAG GATGTTTCAGATACCCAGAATCGGCACTCGGATTTCCGCCTGTCTCTTTAGGGCGACATTTTCAG ATAACTTTTACAGACACACTGATATATTCCCGATGGAACATACCTCGAAGCACGTCAATAACACCCTGAATTGTCTGACCCCACATTACAAGAATAAAGGCCAG GAAATGTCAGGATTTGAAAAAGTGGAAGACTGCACCGCGGTCATCGTGGCCTACGAG ACCTTCCAGCAACGGCTGTTCAGCAAGCAGTACCTAAATGTCGACTACAGACTGCAAGGCCTCGGAAATGTCACAGCAAATCAACTGTTTTTCGTATACTACGCACTG agctTATGCAGGCGGCCCGATCTGAAGAAAGCTGGGATGACGGGGGTCCTGCAAGATCG TGTCAACGTTCCCCTCATGAACCTGCCAGAATTTGCGAGTGCGTTCAACTGCCCAGCTGACTCACCGATGAACCCGAGGAACAGGTGCAGCTTCTGGAACTGA